Proteins from a single region of Candidatus Scalindua japonica:
- the ccoN gene encoding cytochrome-c oxidase, cbb3-type subunit I: MSSSNDTNSGVVLVKYNDKIVRMFTLATIFWVTIAMLVGIIIALQMAVPQLNITGWLTFGRLRPLHTNAAIFAFAGNAIFAGIYHSTQRLLKTRMFSDGMGLLHFWGWQFIIALAAITLPLGLSQGKEFAELEWPIDIAVVLIWVVFAINFFGTLLKRNEKHLYVAIWFYIATIVTVALLYIVNAISIPVSPFKSYIVFAGIQDALVQWWFGHNAVAFFLTTPFLGLMYYYLPKAVNRPIYSYRLSVIHFWSLIFMYIWAGPHHLLNTALPEWLQLLATVFSIMLWAPSWGGAVNGILTLRGAWHLLRTDPIIKFLVAAITFYAMATFEGPLLSIKAVNALGHYTDWIVGHVHLGALGWNGFLSFGMIYFIVPRLWKTELYSKTLANIHFWIGILGILFYYVSMLAAGITQGLMLGAVDANDRLVYPDFVETVIRIFPLFLFRALGGILFLGGFILLLYNVYKTIKQAPKELPDDTVQVKTSSTAPVHVEHGHRKLEGMAATFTILALIAILVGSIIEIVPTLSINKYVKTEKKVEPFTPLELAGRDIYVKEGCFTCHSQMIRTLHSDELRYGPRSTIEESMYDRPFQWGSKRTGPDLARLGKKYPDLWHYMHMEDPRAVIKESIMPAYPWLITSKINFSSLGGKVSLFKKLGVPYSDEDLSNADNHAKEQAKKIAEGLKKQGVKLDVSDREITALIAYLQALGQKGGE, encoded by the coding sequence ATGAGCTCTTCGAATGATACCAACTCCGGCGTGGTCCTGGTTAAATATAATGACAAAATAGTCAGGATGTTTACCCTTGCAACCATATTCTGGGTAACAATTGCTATGTTGGTGGGAATAATCATCGCTTTACAAATGGCAGTTCCACAGCTTAACATTACCGGATGGTTAACATTTGGTCGCTTAAGACCATTACACACCAATGCAGCAATTTTTGCTTTTGCTGGAAATGCCATCTTTGCTGGTATTTATCATTCTACACAAAGACTCTTGAAAACAAGGATGTTTTCTGATGGAATGGGTCTACTTCATTTCTGGGGATGGCAATTTATTATTGCTTTAGCCGCAATTACGCTACCCCTTGGTTTATCGCAGGGTAAAGAGTTTGCCGAATTGGAATGGCCTATAGATATTGCGGTTGTACTAATCTGGGTTGTCTTTGCCATCAATTTCTTTGGCACACTACTAAAACGTAATGAAAAACATCTGTATGTAGCTATCTGGTTCTACATAGCTACTATTGTTACTGTTGCGCTTCTCTATATTGTGAACGCAATAAGTATACCTGTAAGCCCATTCAAAAGTTACATAGTTTTTGCTGGTATCCAGGATGCCCTTGTTCAATGGTGGTTTGGACACAATGCCGTTGCCTTTTTCTTAACCACTCCCTTCCTGGGTTTAATGTACTATTATCTGCCCAAGGCAGTAAACAGGCCCATCTACAGTTATAGACTTTCAGTCATACATTTCTGGTCTCTCATTTTCATGTATATCTGGGCGGGACCCCATCACCTTTTAAACACCGCATTGCCAGAATGGCTTCAATTATTAGCTACCGTATTCAGCATTATGCTTTGGGCTCCAAGCTGGGGAGGAGCGGTTAACGGAATACTGACACTTCGAGGCGCATGGCATTTATTGAGAACAGATCCTATCATAAAATTTTTAGTTGCAGCCATAACCTTCTATGCAATGGCCACCTTTGAAGGGCCGCTTTTATCGATAAAGGCGGTAAATGCATTGGGACATTATACTGATTGGATAGTTGGACATGTACATTTAGGAGCACTGGGCTGGAACGGTTTTCTCTCTTTTGGAATGATATATTTTATCGTACCAAGATTATGGAAAACTGAATTATACAGTAAGACACTGGCAAACATCCATTTCTGGATTGGTATCCTGGGAATACTCTTTTATTACGTTTCCATGTTGGCAGCTGGAATTACTCAAGGTTTAATGCTGGGAGCTGTGGATGCAAATGACCGTCTTGTATACCCGGATTTTGTGGAAACGGTAATACGGATTTTCCCTCTATTCCTCTTCCGTGCGTTAGGTGGTATCTTGTTCCTGGGGGGTTTTATTCTCCTGCTTTATAATGTTTATAAAACGATAAAACAGGCGCCAAAAGAGCTGCCAGACGATACCGTACAAGTTAAAACATCCTCAACCGCACCGGTTCATGTTGAACATGGACATAGAAAACTTGAAGGAATGGCTGCCACATTTACTATTCTGGCCCTTATCGCCATATTAGTCGGCTCAATAATAGAGATTGTGCCAACGCTCTCTATAAATAAATACGTTAAAACAGAAAAGAAAGTTGAGCCTTTTACACCATTAGAACTGGCAGGAAGAGACATATACGTGAAAGAAGGCTGTTTTACCTGTCATTCTCAGATGATTCGCACACTACATTCTGATGAGTTGAGATATGGACCTAGGTCTACAATCGAAGAGTCCATGTATGACAGACCGTTTCAGTGGGGTTCTAAACGTACCGGTCCTGATCTGGCGCGGCTTGGCAAAAAATATCCGGATCTCTGGCACTACATGCACATGGAAGACCCACGAGCGGTTATTAAAGAATCGATTATGCCCGCTTACCCCTGGCTGATTACATCAAAAATCAATTTCAGCAGTTTGGGGGGAAAAGTATCACTTTTCAAGAAACTGGGTGTTCCTTATTCAGATGAGGACCTGTCTAATGCGGATAATCACGCAAAAGAACAGGCAAAGAAGATTGCAGAAGGCCTGAAAAAGCAGGGAGTAAAATTAGACGTATCAGACAGGGAGATAACCGCTTTGATCGCCTACCTACAGGCCCTTGGGCAGAAAGGAGGAGAATAA
- a CDS encoding c-type cytochrome, which produces MSEDKTQLFEDKLLEGYEYDGITEYDNPCPKWLMYIFYFTALLAVFLTGYHFGSNSKNKILESYAIKLKEAQTESQVSTEASIQKPEVNESELSSLLQDPDALADGREIFSDQCALCHGDSGQGMIGPNLTDNYWLHGKGKISDIAVSIRTGIPEKGMAAWEERMSEEEILHIAAYIKSIQGTKVDNAKEPDGELVEE; this is translated from the coding sequence ATGAGTGAAGATAAAACTCAACTGTTTGAAGACAAGTTATTAGAGGGCTATGAGTACGATGGTATCACTGAATATGATAACCCCTGCCCTAAATGGTTAATGTATATTTTCTACTTTACCGCCCTGCTGGCTGTTTTCCTTACCGGCTATCATTTTGGAAGTAACAGCAAGAATAAAATTCTGGAATCTTATGCAATAAAATTAAAAGAAGCGCAAACAGAGTCACAGGTATCGACAGAAGCGTCTATACAAAAACCTGAAGTAAACGAAAGTGAACTTTCATCTCTATTGCAAGATCCTGATGCCCTGGCAGATGGAAGAGAGATTTTTAGTGATCAATGTGCCCTCTGCCATGGGGATTCCGGACAAGGCATGATCGGACCAAATCTCACTGACAATTACTGGCTGCATGGCAAAGGGAAGATTAGCGATATAGCAGTTTCTATAAGAACAGGAATTCCGGAAAAAGGTATGGCCGCATGGGAAGAGAGAATGTCTGAAGAAGAGATCCTGCATATAGCCGCTTATATAAAATCGATACAAGGGACAAAGGTAGACAATGCAAAAGAACCTGACGGTGAGCTTGTAGAAGAATAA
- a CDS encoding desulfoferrodoxin family protein, with the protein MSARRTFLKSSLAVAAGVVAGRISPVSAGPTCSFPKGIVYTKHYPGKWSKKVKGHMPNVKVAGNKVTVTTIHGMSEEHYIVRHTIVTKCGEVLGEKTFSPSDATAKSVFELKDISSQYAWDTTTLYATSFCNKHDLWAAEFEV; encoded by the coding sequence ATGTCAGCCAGGAGAACGTTTTTAAAATCATCATTAGCAGTAGCTGCCGGTGTGGTGGCAGGCCGTATATCTCCAGTATCAGCTGGTCCAACTTGTTCTTTCCCCAAAGGCATTGTTTATACAAAACATTATCCGGGTAAATGGTCTAAGAAGGTTAAAGGACACATGCCAAATGTAAAAGTTGCAGGAAATAAGGTAACCGTCACGACTATCCACGGTATGAGCGAAGAACACTATATCGTTAGACATACAATAGTTACCAAATGTGGAGAAGTGCTGGGAGAAAAAACTTTTTCCCCCTCTGATGCTACAGCAAAATCAGTATTTGAACTAAAAGATATCAGTTCTCAATATGCATGGGACACCACAACGCTTTACGCTACCAGCTTCTGTAATAAACATGATCTCTGGGCTGCCGAGTTTGAAGTATAA
- a CDS encoding FAD-dependent oxidoreductase has product MAEHVIIGNGVAGIKAAETIRKHDSGCKITIIGNEAYAFYYRPQLPQFVAGKIEEERLWGKKKIFYEDNNITTCLGKTVTGIKPDANEIILKDDSTINYDSLLIATGGFIKRRSYPGSDLNGGIVQLKTIDDAKNIKEKIKSAKNAVVVGEDFLTLALIEALLSSGLEVTYLLRGNRLWPEIMDKDASDILMQRLKGKGIKVKHETDIKEVFIKNRLVNGIITTDGEQIDCQVLGIVDKLQPSIGFLTNSGVNTDNGVLVNNKMLTNYDNIYAAGDVAQLPIDPDSEIPEINVRWLKAWQQGQVAGSNMAGNNAEYDEVASISATQICGIDIVSIGVSNQLNGDYDIVRGDYPHPEIDVYKKLVLKNDRVVGALFIGNVQEAREITKVIKNKTNYSDIDKKLLKQMFDMFSRISSFRGFLCPVCKLELPIPPDAKAGDKITCPACGIELKVTEKMLK; this is encoded by the coding sequence ATGGCAGAGCACGTAATCATTGGTAATGGCGTTGCCGGTATAAAGGCTGCGGAAACAATCAGAAAACATGACTCCGGTTGTAAAATAACAATAATTGGCAACGAAGCTTACGCTTTCTATTACAGGCCACAACTTCCGCAATTTGTTGCTGGAAAGATCGAAGAAGAGAGATTATGGGGAAAAAAGAAGATTTTTTATGAAGATAACAATATTACTACTTGCCTTGGTAAGACAGTAACCGGTATCAAGCCTGACGCTAATGAAATTATTTTAAAAGACGATTCTACAATTAATTATGACTCATTACTGATTGCAACTGGAGGGTTTATAAAAAGAAGGAGCTATCCAGGAAGCGACTTAAATGGAGGCATCGTCCAGCTGAAAACAATTGATGATGCCAAAAACATAAAGGAAAAGATTAAATCCGCCAAGAACGCGGTGGTAGTCGGAGAAGATTTTTTGACATTAGCGTTAATAGAAGCGTTACTTAGTAGCGGACTTGAAGTAACCTATTTATTACGTGGGAATAGACTATGGCCTGAAATCATGGATAAAGATGCATCTGATATACTTATGCAAAGATTAAAAGGCAAGGGCATTAAGGTAAAACATGAAACAGACATAAAAGAGGTGTTTATAAAAAACAGGTTAGTTAATGGGATAATCACAACAGATGGCGAACAAATTGACTGTCAGGTTCTTGGTATTGTTGATAAGCTGCAGCCCAGCATCGGTTTTTTGACGAATAGTGGTGTAAACACTGATAACGGTGTTTTGGTAAACAATAAAATGCTAACTAATTATGACAATATTTATGCCGCCGGTGATGTAGCTCAATTGCCAATCGACCCGGACTCTGAAATTCCTGAAATTAATGTCCGATGGTTAAAAGCGTGGCAACAGGGGCAGGTTGCAGGTTCAAATATGGCAGGAAATAATGCGGAATATGATGAGGTCGCAAGTATCAGCGCAACACAAATATGTGGAATTGATATAGTTTCAATCGGAGTCTCAAATCAATTAAATGGCGACTATGACATAGTGAGGGGTGATTACCCTCATCCCGAGATTGATGTTTATAAAAAACTTGTCTTGAAAAATGACAGAGTAGTAGGAGCTCTCTTTATCGGCAATGTTCAGGAAGCCAGAGAGATTACAAAGGTTATAAAAAATAAAACGAATTATTCAGATATTGATAAAAAGCTTTTAAAGCAGATGTTTGATATGTTTTCTCGAATAAGTAGTTTTCGTGGTTTTTTATGTCCTGTGTGTAAGCTTGAACTTCCAATACCACCTGACGCAAAGGCTGGAGATAAAATAACTTGTCCGGCTTGCGGTATTGAACTAAAAGTAACTGAGAAGATGTTAAAATAA
- the ccoS gene encoding cbb3-type cytochrome oxidase assembly protein CcoS — protein sequence MTILYVMIPIAIILVSFFVFFFLWAVKEEQFDDLETPAHKILIDDWNDKQEKVKI from the coding sequence ATGACGATTCTATATGTTATGATTCCTATTGCAATTATCTTAGTATCGTTTTTTGTCTTTTTTTTCTTATGGGCTGTCAAAGAGGAACAATTCGATGACCTTGAAACGCCTGCCCATAAGATACTGATTGATGACTGGAATGACAAACAAGAGAAAGTAAAGATTTGA
- a CDS encoding heavy metal translocating P-type ATPase — translation MNNSYMATQETKKQADDSTVSLTNKCSNCTHCGIAITDRDKSVFNNDGDAFCCWGCETVNKILKKGNFSLINKPSASLPEYDFLDTKSFLQDYSAGIDNNKSMRFFVEGIQCTACLWIIDQIPEWVPQVENVHLNMSQNTLLISLKEPGYFGKVASVLSALGYKAYPIKSLDEAKYFQKKENHQQLMKLGVAAACAGNIMLFSFSLYSGLKGQMAVLFGYLNLAFFLPVLLYCAQPFYRSLWRSLKTGRPSIDLPIVVAVIIGFVLSLFNLIQGNDDFYFDSLSTLIFLLLASRYLLSRTQQTFINSSYMQTFLDSQICHRWNNKSNDYDKVPARNLNVDDKVLIKEGERVPSDGIVLNEWVNINPSILTGESLPQKLFKDSSIYAGTQVVAGYAKILVKHTAGNSRIGQILKKVEEQIYNKTPLISLTDKAAQYFSIFILVAGALFFSFYINIDPTEAIKRTLALIILACPCALAFATPLTQSLSLKKAARKGYLIKNAESLEKLNYVKNAFFDKTGTLTQGHFEFLSWKSPLFAESDNYIPDQETLNAIYSIEVYSQHPIARTLVKHLEEKCIKKLPVHSLREIPGSGISGIIDNDNYKIVSALPDGNDKDDTDIISSLVSIYKNGKLIVYACLGDRLHSDAKETIAHINSMGIKTHILSGDKSIPVSSVAKKLHIANEQFSSNLIPERKNDIIKNFPDSLMVGDGANDSLAMSSDTVSIAVQGSVETCLVAADIYVTRKGVSPVKDLILLSKNTFRVIKRNLVFSFIYNFAGGVAALLGYISPFTAAILMPASSIIVLSSSALGTRFLRRFNKINFSLNN, via the coding sequence ATGAACAATTCATACATGGCTACCCAAGAGACAAAAAAACAAGCTGATGACAGTACTGTGAGTTTAACCAATAAGTGTTCAAACTGTACACATTGTGGTATCGCCATTACCGATAGAGATAAATCCGTTTTCAATAATGATGGTGATGCATTTTGTTGTTGGGGATGCGAAACGGTCAACAAAATATTAAAAAAAGGAAACTTTTCTCTAATTAATAAACCATCTGCCAGCCTGCCTGAATATGATTTCCTGGATACCAAGTCTTTTTTGCAAGACTATTCGGCAGGCATTGATAATAACAAAAGTATGAGGTTTTTCGTAGAAGGCATTCAATGTACCGCATGCCTCTGGATCATCGATCAAATCCCTGAATGGGTACCTCAAGTTGAGAATGTACATTTAAATATGAGCCAGAACACACTGCTTATTTCATTAAAAGAACCGGGGTACTTTGGCAAAGTGGCATCTGTTCTCTCTGCTTTAGGTTATAAAGCCTACCCTATTAAAAGCCTTGATGAAGCAAAATATTTCCAAAAGAAAGAAAATCATCAGCAATTAATGAAATTGGGAGTTGCTGCTGCCTGTGCAGGAAATATTATGTTGTTCTCTTTTTCTCTTTACTCAGGGCTAAAAGGACAAATGGCCGTTTTATTTGGATATTTGAATCTTGCCTTTTTTCTACCTGTACTCCTCTACTGTGCCCAGCCGTTTTATAGAAGTCTGTGGCGTTCGCTGAAAACGGGACGTCCAAGTATAGACTTGCCAATTGTGGTAGCAGTAATTATTGGTTTTGTTCTAAGCCTGTTTAATTTAATCCAGGGCAATGATGATTTCTATTTTGATTCGCTATCGACACTAATCTTTCTACTTTTAGCAAGCAGATATCTATTGAGTAGAACCCAACAGACATTTATAAATAGTTCATATATGCAAACATTTCTTGACTCACAAATCTGTCACCGTTGGAATAACAAAAGTAATGATTATGACAAAGTTCCCGCAAGAAATTTAAACGTTGATGATAAAGTACTTATTAAGGAGGGAGAACGTGTCCCCTCTGATGGAATCGTCTTGAACGAATGGGTAAATATAAACCCTTCTATCCTCACAGGGGAAAGCCTTCCTCAAAAGCTCTTTAAAGATTCTTCCATCTATGCAGGCACTCAGGTTGTTGCGGGTTATGCAAAAATTCTGGTAAAACATACTGCTGGTAACAGCAGAATCGGACAAATACTGAAAAAAGTAGAGGAGCAGATTTATAATAAAACCCCATTAATTTCATTAACCGATAAGGCAGCACAATATTTCAGCATTTTCATCCTTGTAGCAGGAGCACTGTTTTTCTCCTTTTATATTAATATAGACCCTACTGAAGCGATTAAACGCACTCTCGCTTTAATCATTCTGGCCTGTCCATGTGCATTAGCCTTCGCAACACCACTAACACAAAGCTTGTCATTAAAAAAAGCCGCCAGGAAAGGCTATTTAATAAAAAATGCCGAATCTCTTGAAAAACTGAATTATGTAAAAAATGCTTTTTTTGACAAAACTGGTACGCTTACTCAAGGTCACTTTGAGTTTTTGTCATGGAAATCTCCTCTCTTTGCAGAATCGGATAATTATATTCCTGATCAGGAAACTCTTAATGCGATCTATTCAATCGAGGTGTATTCACAGCATCCTATAGCCAGAACTTTAGTAAAGCACCTCGAAGAGAAATGTATAAAGAAATTGCCCGTCCACTCTTTAAGAGAAATTCCCGGATCCGGAATATCCGGAATAATAGACAATGATAATTACAAAATAGTATCAGCGTTACCTGATGGAAATGACAAAGATGATACTGACATTATATCAAGCCTTGTTTCTATATATAAAAACGGAAAACTTATCGTATACGCATGCCTGGGTGATAGGCTTCATAGTGACGCAAAAGAGACAATTGCCCATATAAACTCCATGGGCATAAAGACACACATCTTGTCCGGTGACAAAAGTATACCTGTTTCAAGCGTCGCAAAAAAACTTCATATAGCAAATGAACAGTTTTCCTCGAATCTTATTCCTGAGAGAAAAAACGACATAATAAAAAATTTCCCTGACTCTTTAATGGTTGGGGATGGAGCAAACGATTCGCTTGCCATGTCTTCTGATACTGTGAGTATTGCAGTTCAGGGGAGCGTGGAAACTTGTTTAGTTGCCGCCGATATTTATGTCACCAGAAAAGGAGTTTCACCGGTAAAAGACTTGATCTTATTAAGCAAGAACACCTTTCGCGTCATAAAAAGAAATCTTGTTTTTTCTTTTATCTATAATTTTGCCGGTGGAGTTGCAGCCCTTTTGGGCTATATTTCGCCTTTTACGGCAGCGATATTGATGCCAGCCAGTTCAATAATAGTACTGTCTTCCTCTGCCCTGGGAACAAGGTTTTTGAGAAGATTTAACAAAATAAATTTTTCACTTAACAATTAA
- the ccoG gene encoding cytochrome c oxidase accessory protein CcoG, whose translation MQESIQKHPEDGFHINQFPMAAHGFFRKYRNLSQWVLIVVFILLPWIKINGLPSILINIPDRRFTFFGISFWGHDAPLLFFVLAGFALALLFVTSVWGRVWCGWACPQTIPVDGLFRRIETLVEGNHIARKKLHETSFDKEKILKRVVKWLLFFTVSLILSHTFFAYFTGPGELLSMSLGSPSENIFTFLIVNTTTLIILLNFGWFKERLCTIICPYGRLQSVLMDEDSLVVAYDAKRGEPRKGGNVKSEERGDCINCFKCVAVCPTGIDIRNGIQMECIACTSCIDACNEIMRITNKPKGLIRYESENGLKGKKKIFWKMKTNIYLGLTIFSVIGLFLFIFNRSGLDITVLRAHESPYQVLETAKEKTLIANHFTLNFKNQSTEKIEVDIIRSEHIISKEIEVIAVTLPVTIPPGQAKKNHIFIKFPKSILEGRSYHKFILHIVTKSKERTQKYRKEITLAGPV comes from the coding sequence ATGCAGGAAAGTATTCAAAAACACCCGGAAGACGGTTTTCACATAAATCAGTTCCCAATGGCGGCACATGGTTTCTTTAGAAAATACAGGAACCTTTCTCAATGGGTGTTAATAGTCGTTTTCATCCTGCTCCCCTGGATTAAAATAAACGGCTTACCTTCCATCCTCATTAATATACCCGATCGCAGATTTACGTTCTTTGGTATCAGTTTCTGGGGACACGACGCGCCACTGCTTTTCTTTGTATTAGCTGGTTTTGCTCTGGCGTTGTTATTTGTTACTTCGGTTTGGGGAAGAGTATGGTGCGGTTGGGCCTGTCCTCAGACAATCCCTGTCGATGGACTATTCCGAAGGATTGAAACTCTTGTGGAAGGGAATCACATTGCCAGAAAGAAGCTTCACGAAACCTCTTTTGACAAAGAAAAAATTTTAAAGAGAGTTGTCAAATGGCTTCTGTTTTTCACTGTAAGTTTAATCCTGTCGCACACCTTTTTTGCATACTTTACCGGTCCTGGAGAGCTCCTGTCAATGTCCCTGGGCTCACCCTCTGAAAACATTTTTACCTTTTTAATAGTAAACACCACTACACTCATTATTCTCCTGAACTTCGGATGGTTTAAAGAACGCCTCTGCACAATCATATGTCCATACGGCAGGCTTCAGTCCGTGTTAATGGATGAGGATTCTCTTGTAGTTGCTTATGATGCAAAGAGAGGAGAGCCTAGAAAGGGGGGAAATGTTAAATCTGAAGAGAGGGGTGATTGTATAAACTGCTTTAAATGTGTTGCTGTCTGCCCCACAGGCATTGATATTCGTAACGGTATCCAGATGGAATGTATCGCCTGTACCTCCTGCATAGATGCATGTAACGAGATTATGCGGATAACAAATAAACCGAAGGGGCTTATACGATATGAATCTGAAAACGGACTGAAAGGCAAAAAAAAAATCTTCTGGAAGATGAAGACAAATATCTACCTCGGGTTGACTATTTTCTCAGTTATCGGACTGTTCTTGTTTATCTTTAACAGATCAGGTTTAGACATCACTGTTTTGAGGGCACATGAAAGCCCTTATCAGGTGCTTGAAACAGCAAAAGAGAAAACTTTAATCGCAAACCATTTTACGCTTAACTTTAAAAACCAGAGTACTGAAAAAATTGAAGTTGATATCATACGATCAGAACATATTATAAGCAAAGAGATAGAAGTTATTGCGGTAACGCTTCCGGTTACAATTCCACCTGGCCAGGCAAAGAAAAATCACATTTTTATAAAATTCCCAAAGTCGATTTTAGAGGGAAGAAGCTACCATAAATTCATATTACACATTGTGACAAAATCAAAAGAGAGAACACAGAAATATAGAAAGGAAATTACACTTGCTGGACCTGTCTAA
- a CDS encoding rubredoxin-like domain-containing protein, protein MNKWKCDNCGYELDVNEPPEKCPSCDKTCEFREITNYVPKDFIPEDEQNGK, encoded by the coding sequence ATGAATAAATGGAAATGTGATAACTGTGGTTATGAACTTGATGTAAATGAGCCTCCGGAAAAATGTCCTTCATGTGATAAAACATGCGAATTCAGAGAAATAACCAATTATGTTCCTAAAGATTTCATTCCTGAAGATGAACAGAACGGAAAGTGA
- a CDS encoding ferritin family protein — MAHKQLKEIMDMAIQYETDASEFYATAADVAKDPSAKTLLKEFASIELKHKVKLENFNLDDVAHEHHTVPQTHDLHVSDYLMDKEITPDSTSQDIMVHAMKREQKAYEFYARMLKVVTSEDVKCLFEELAAEELEHKEKIETEYDDVVYKEN; from the coding sequence ATGGCTCACAAGCAGCTGAAAGAAATTATGGATATGGCAATTCAATATGAAACTGACGCAAGTGAATTTTACGCAACAGCAGCAGATGTAGCAAAAGATCCTTCTGCAAAAACATTACTAAAGGAATTTGCAAGTATTGAACTGAAACATAAGGTGAAATTGGAAAACTTTAATCTAGACGATGTTGCTCATGAACATCATACCGTTCCACAAACACATGATCTTCATGTAAGTGATTATTTGATGGACAAAGAGATTACTCCGGATTCAACATCTCAAGATATAATGGTACACGCAATGAAGAGAGAACAGAAAGCTTATGAATTCTATGCCAGGATGTTAAAGGTTGTTACCAGTGAAGATGTCAAGTGCCTCTTTGAGGAACTTGCAGCAGAAGAGCTTGAACACAAAGAAAAAATTGAAACAGAATATGATGATGTAGTATATAAAGAAAACTGA
- a CDS encoding ferritin family protein — MQNEKIESILKRAAAKENGTYMLYKNAADKMTDLQTKSVLNRFAEEELKHKQMLEDFNAETLEKLKIETVETSRQGITEFLTDTDEGLGETPDFKAVLVYAAKREKKAYEFYRNMSEHVKDSDLKKLFTWLAQEETKHKEDIEALFWDIMYRE, encoded by the coding sequence ATGCAAAACGAAAAGATAGAGTCGATTTTAAAGAGAGCTGCAGCTAAGGAAAATGGCACGTACATGCTTTACAAAAATGCTGCAGACAAGATGACAGATTTACAAACAAAGAGTGTCTTAAACAGGTTTGCAGAAGAAGAGCTGAAACATAAACAGATGCTTGAGGATTTTAATGCGGAAACGCTTGAAAAATTAAAAATTGAAACAGTTGAAACATCTCGACAGGGAATAACAGAATTCCTTACTGATACAGATGAAGGCCTTGGTGAAACCCCTGATTTTAAGGCCGTACTCGTTTATGCGGCAAAAAGAGAGAAAAAGGCCTATGAATTTTATCGCAATATGTCTGAACACGTGAAAGATTCAGATTTAAAAAAATTGTTTACCTGGCTGGCACAGGAAGAGACTAAACACAAAGAGGATATTGAGGCCCTGTTCTGGGATATAATGTATCGTGAATAA
- a CDS encoding cbb3-type cytochrome oxidase subunit 3: MKQLALSQYNNIYLIAIALFLFLSVFIGAVFMIYRKGSKKHYDYLSQLPLREENLT; this comes from the coding sequence ATGAAACAGCTGGCATTATCCCAATATAATAATATATATTTAATAGCAATCGCACTTTTTTTATTCTTATCTGTCTTTATAGGTGCTGTTTTTATGATTTACAGAAAAGGTTCGAAAAAACACTATGATTATTTATCTCAACTACCACTTCGTGAGGAGAATCTGACATGA